ATTATTGTATCGGTAGCATACTAGCATGAGGCTTGTTCTTTTTGTTAAGTCCAAATTGCATGTGCTCTGATTGATTTGGTGATGATACAGTTTTATTTGTGTCTCTAGATTCTAAGGGACTTACTTTAGCCATTGATTGCTCGTTGAGACAAAAGGTTGATGCCTTTGATTTCGTCTTTTGGCACTATCATGCTTCTGGCATCTAATGATCTGTTAGCTGCATTGGACCCCCACCTTTAGCTCCAGTTACCTATTCCATGGGGTCCTTTATTTCATAACTCCTGCTTATcctgaaaatatataatgaaCCCAATTTATGTCTTCTGAGTCATTCTAGAATTTCAGTACcaagttattttcttttccccagTCCATGCGTAACATATGTTTTTTGTGTGCAGATTTCACTCCATCTCGTGGCAGCACACCAAACTACCAACCCAGAACACAGACAGTTATGAGCAATGTATTTGTACCTGATAATGTACATAATTCCAAATCACCAGAACCTTCTCCAACTGGAAGGAGAAAACTGGCTGAGCTCCTGCAGGAGGCGATGCAGAATGGTTCTGAAGAAAGCACCACCAATGCCTCTGTACCAGTTATCAGCAAGAATaagaagcagcagctgcagacTGTTTCTGCAGCTGTGAAGCCAGTATCAGAGTCCAGCTCCGCATGTAGCACAGAACCGACGCCGATCAGAGAAGCGAAGAATCGCAAAGAGAAGGCGTGGTACACCGGGCGCTGTTGCTTGCCGGCCTTTGTTCATAGCCTAGCCTTAGATGAGAGGAGGCAGAAGATGGCCCCTGGACCTTGTGCTGTTTGACAAGGCTGCTCCCTTCTACAAGCTGTATGATACCTACAATATACCACCTGATCCGGCCTTGAGGCCACTGTAAAGAAGACAAGTACTAAGAGTACTATATCCTTGTAATAATCAAGTGAATAGTCACTCTTGAGATTTCATGTGCTGTATCCATGTTAAAGCAACTGCAAGGGGAGGCAATCTAGCTCAAGAAATCATCATTTTGTGCATATCTGAATGAATctttatgaaatataaaatgctCAGTTGCCAATTTT
This is a stretch of genomic DNA from Oryza brachyantha chromosome 1, ObraRS2, whole genome shotgun sequence. It encodes these proteins:
- the LOC102705392 gene encoding uncharacterized protein At3g27210, whose amino-acid sequence is MGSCASVHKDLGLPKKLFLASPNKEKKKAVDGKGAAPGGGGSVDLQRKVEGEQPPAALVFKSPGSGSKDEMFFDSRAWLDSDCEDDFYSVNGDFTPSRGSTPNYQPRTQTVMSNVFVPDNVHNSKSPEPSPTGRRKLAELLQEAMQNGSEESTTNASVPVISKNKKQQLQTVSAAVKPVSESSSACSTEPTPIREAKNRKEKAWYTGRCCLPAFVHSLALDERRQKMAPGPCAV